In Carya illinoinensis cultivar Pawnee chromosome 7, C.illinoinensisPawnee_v1, whole genome shotgun sequence, the following are encoded in one genomic region:
- the LOC122316062 gene encoding uncharacterized protein LOC122316062: protein MVAELCLMASHGYLPGLVLHQEQGRILKDSQHLLPSSGAKHEIIRSRTLTMRSNHYEEPLKPLCGLADSSQFVQINSTVKKPVLIDVQDDHPDSILFSFGISEQCTKHEKILKFLMSGPSEVERREFDMSLLSDLMGLQALNVYQQPTASLFYPNCELFSQKPPMDFVGDLACGPKFAAHQDGRVVFMGTGMEAKDLLSVVAEVYLSRNSPKWRKPSMLVPQYNRLGSNQAVTNVQGSSVKVQTTTVVPLKSPNKVKVKPSPKKKNKRKVGRERDECKKNYFRACESLLSIMVDKRYNGKRAILSLKKSGPELPELLTQFSAGIAGTGLAVLFSVISKLACGRVPFCASKLLSTSFGFGLVWLSWAVNKLGDTILYIIKNSGKLNLKEEEIMRKMDKSVKEICFGTATLMIVAMLKFA, encoded by the exons ATGGTTGCCGAGCTTTGCTTAATGGCTTCTCATGGGTACCTTCCCGGGCTTGTTCTGCACCAAGAACAAGGCAGGATCCTCAAG GATTCTCAACATCTTTTGCCAAGTTCTGGAGCTAAGCACGAGATAATAAGATCAAGAACACTTACTATGAGGTCAAATCATTATGAGGAGCCATTAAAACCCCTATGTGGGCTGGCTGACTCTAGTCAGTTTGTCCAGATTAACTCAACAGTTAAAAAGCCTGTGCTAATTGATGTGCAAG ATGATCACCCAGACTCAATACTATTTAGCTTTGGAATTTCTGAGCAATGTACgaaacatgaaaaaatattgaagTTCCTCATGTCTGGACCAAGTGAAGTGGAGAGAAGGGAATTTGATATGTCTTTACTATCTGACTTGATGGGGTTACAAGCATTGAATGTGTATCAACAGCCAACTGCTTCTCTTTTTTACCCAAATTGCGAACTTTTCTCACAGAAGCCTCCAATGGACTTTGTGGGAGACTTGGCCTGTGGTCCAAAATTTGCAGCTCACCAAGATGGTCGAGTAGTATTCATGGGTACTGGGATGGAGGCTAAAGATCTGCTTTCAGTTGTTGCTGAGGTTTACCTATCGAGAAACTCACCCAAATGGAGAAAGCCGTCTATGCTTGTCCCACAATATAATAG GCTTGGCAGCAACCAAGCAGTCACTAATGTTCAGGGGTCTTCTGTGAAGGTTCAAACTACGACTGTTGTCCCTTTGAAGAG TCCCAATAAAGTAAAGGTTAAGCCATcaccaaagaagaagaacaaaagaaaagttgGCAGAGAGAGGGATGAGTGCAAGAAGAACTATTTCCGTGCTTGTGAGAGCCTTCTATCAATAATGGTTGACAAAAGGTACAATGGAAAAAGGGCAATCCTTTCTCTAAAGAAATCTGGCCCGGAGCTTCCTGAGCTCCTGACCCAATTTTCTGCTGGAATTGCTGGGACTGGTCTTGCTGTACTTTTCTCTGTCATCAGTAAATTAGCTTGTGGGAGGGTACCATTCTGTGCATCTAAACTCTTGAGCACGAGTTTTGGGTTTGGACTGGTTTGGCTGTCATGGGCAGTGAATAAACTCGGAGACACAATTCTCTATATCATCAAGAATTCTGGGAAGCTGAATTTGAAGGAAGAGGAAATTATGAGGAAAATGGATAAAAGTGTCAAGGAGATTTGCTTCGGAACTGCAACTCTGATGATAGTGGCAATGCTGAAGTTTGCATGA